The following proteins are co-located in the Cutaneotrichosporon cavernicola HIS019 DNA, chromosome: 3 genome:
- the NRG1 gene encoding uncharacterized protein (Zinc finger, C2H2 type), with amino-acid sequence MSNYGQPVGGPPHLGMPQSDANRGYEQDQQQPPSAVPPSDGANGAPAQGGPPPPPPTKGKNGATGPAEGKPKPHVCPICQRGFTTGGHLQRHQRIHTGIKAFKCPYPGCETRTSRQDNLQQHYRTHLSPTLRRGSGTAARQAVAAAMMAAGLKSSNSRQPRKSKGSNAGTPNSSASSSVTHGQSPYQTPTQASAPYGGYMHDANQYGGYSSGYPLPPPPGVMPSAATQSAQSSRVASPVNGHSAASSVANTHHQQFYSQQPFAPAYAAYPGASQYAQGYRYAPGTMPSYGAHSQYYSQGVAPDHTQQHMYQGMQNGAVPYSRESGYSMMTAGGYAAQPQMSNGYPPRTQSSTPGDDLDPRYRGNGAAPR; translated from the exons ATGTCCAACTACGGCCAGCCCGTCGGAGGACCCCCCCATCTCGGTATGCCTCAATCTGATGCCAACCGAGGCTACGAGCAGgaccagcagcagccgccATCTGCAGTCCCGCCTTCTGATGGAGCAAATGGTGCGCCTGCCCAAGGCggcccacctcctcctccgcctaCAAAGGGCAAGAACGGTGCGACTGGGCCTGCCGAGGGCAAGCCGAAGCCTCATGTCTGTCCCATCTGTCAGCGTGGTTTCACTACTGGCGGGCACTTGCAGCGCCACCAGCGTATTCACACTGGTATCAAGGCTTTCAAGTGCCCGTACCCAGGATGCGAGACGCGTACCAGCCGACAGGACAACTTGCAGCAGCACTACCGGACGCACCTTTCGCCCACACTGCGGCGTGGCTCTGgtacggcggcgcgtcaggctgtcgcggcggcgatgatGGCCGCAGGCCTCAAGTCGTCTAACAGCCGGCAGCCTCGCAAGTCCAAGGGGTCGAACGCGGGAACGCCCAACTCGTCGGCTAGCTCGTCTGTCACCCATGGCCAGTCGCCGTACCAGACTCCTACCCAGGCGTCGGCCCCTTACGGAGGCTACATGCACGACGCGAACCAGTACGGCGGCTACTCGTCTGGCTaccctcttcctcctcctcccggtGTCAtgcccagcgccgccacGCAGTCGGCGCAGTCGAGCCGCGTGGCGTCGCCGGTCAACGGCCACTCTGCAGCATCGTCGGTAGCCAACACCCACCACCAGCAGTTTTACTCTCAGCAGCCATTCGCTCCAGCCTACGCGGCGTACCCCGGTGCCAGCCAGTACGCACAGGGCTACCGCTACGCGCCTGGCACAATGCCGTCTTATGGTGCTCACTCGCAGTACTACTCGCAGGGCGTTGCCCCAGACCACACGCAGCAGCACATGTACCAGGGCATGCAGAACGGCGCTGTCCCTTACTCGCGCGAGTCGGGCTACTCGATGATGACCGCTGGCGGCTacgccgcgcagccgcagATGAGCAATGGCTACCCGCCTCGAACCCAGTCGTCGACGCCTGGTGATGATCTTGACCCGCGCTACCGTGGAAATGGCGCAGCTCCCC GCTAA
- the CAF17 gene encoding uncharacterized protein (Aminomethyltransferase folate-binding domain-containing protein) encodes MRCTPVVRSLLGAGPRAAPQPLRSVLEVTGPDAKKFLNGQMCKNVESLNGGYSGFLNASGRLLHTVFCVPSPTRKNTYLISHESGPNHPAGLMELLPPFRLRSKIKIRDVSDEWDVWSAWGSEASPDPTSAWRFGNGGAAERIWSWEGEIAPLSLAEGELGCWDLRVGFGPGGMGQQLFVPKGAKPSVLASHDVASTDEYNLRRMVLGVPEGSAEIIPGTALPLESDLDIHGGVDVRKGCYLGQELTVRTYHTGATRKRILPVYLYPLASGPGELATSPLSLESLGSLPLTGPKGGPQKLDIMYTPPESAASKKARNAGKLLALSDSAAGVGLGLVRLEWAGRTWDGEGTLSVELNGEKWGVWVGKGEAYAAALAATPPPRVHDDEEDMAHT; translated from the exons ATGCGCTGTACGCCTGTAGTCCGATCTCTACTGGGCGCTGGTCCCCGCGCAGCGCCGCAACCCCTTCGCTCCGTGCTCGAGGTGACGGGACCTGATGCCAAAAAGTTCCTCAACGGTCAAATGTGCAAGAACGTCGAGTCTTTGAACGGCGGATACTCGGGTTTCCTCAACGCCAGC ggccgcctcctccacaccGTCTTTTGTGTtccctcgccgacgcgcaaGAACACGTATCTGATCTCGCACGAGAGTGGCCCCAACCACCCCGCGGGCCTTATGGAGCTCCTCCCGCCGTTCCGCCTCCGGTCCAAGATCAAGATCCGCGATGTCTCGGACGAGTGGGACGTCTGGAGCGCGTGGGGCTCCGAGGCTTCTCCGGATCCGACGAGCGCCTGGAGATTCGGCAACGGTGGAGCGGCGGAACGTATCTGGAgctgggagggggagatTGCCCCGCTCAGCCTGGCCGAAGGCGAACTCGGGTGCTGGGACTTGCGTGTTGGTTTTGGACCGGGAGGGATGGGGCAGCAGCTCTTTGTCCCAAAGGGAGCGAAGCCGTCCGTCCTGGCATCGCATGACGTCGCGAGCACGGACGAGTACAACCTTCGCCGAATGGTGTTGGGTGTGCCCGAGGGCTCGGCAGAGATTATCCCGGGAACAGCTCTCCCGCTTGAGAGCGACCTGGACATCCACGGCGGTGTGGACGTGCGCAAGGGCTGCTACCTCGGCCAGGAGCTCACCGTGCGGACATACCACACCGGTGCGACCCGCAAGCGCATCCTCCCCGTCTACCTCTATCCACTGGCTAGCGGACCTGGCGAGCTCGCAacctctcccctctccctgGAGTCGCTGGGCTCTCTCCCCCTCACGGGCCCCAAGGGCGGTCCGCAGAAGTTGGACATCATGTACACGCCTCCAGAGTCGGCAGCTAGCAAGAAGGCCCGCAATGCCGGCAAGCTGCTTGCGCTCTCGGACTCTGCGGCTGGtgtcgggctcgggctcgtgCGCCTCGAGTGGGCAGGCCGAACTTGGGATGGCGAGGGAACGCTGAGTGTCGAGCTGAACGGAGAGAAGTGGGGTGTGTGGGTTGGCAAGGGAGAGGCATATGCTGCTGCGCtggccgcgacgccgcctcctcgggtgcacgacgacgaggaggacatggcGCATACGTAG